The Saccopteryx leptura isolate mSacLep1 chromosome 2, mSacLep1_pri_phased_curated, whole genome shotgun sequence genome has a window encoding:
- the MMP17 gene encoding matrix metalloproteinase-17 isoform X2, translating to MQRFAGLEATGVLDEATLALMKTPRCSLPDLPAAAPARRRRQAAAPTKWNKRNLSWRVRTFPRDSALGRDTVRALMHYALKVWSDITPLNFHEVAGNAADIQIDFSKADHNDRYPFDGPGGTVAHAFFPGDHHTAGDTHFDDDETWTFRSADAQGMDLFAVAVHEFGHAIGLSHVAATHSIMQPYYQGPVGDPLHYGLPYADRVRIWQLYGVRESMYPTAQPDTEEPPLLPEPSSNRSSTLPRKDVPHRCSTHFDAVAQIRGEAFFFKGKYFWRLTRDRHLVSLQPAQVHRFWRGLPLHLDGVDAVYERPIDHKIVFFKGDRYWVFKDTNVEEGFPRPVSDFGLPPGGVDAAFSWAHNDKTYFFKDQLYWRYDEHTRRMDPGHPARSPPWRGVPSTLDDAMRWSDGAAYFFRGREYWKVPDGELAVAPGYPQSTAQDWLVCRDPQTDPEGADREAGAHALPGQHDHSHSENGYQVCACSSTASRPPGAQGLLLATMLLPLLSILWRVAWAPAL from the exons atgcagcgCTTTGCAGGGCTGGAGGCCACCGGAGTCCTGG ACGAGGCCACCCTGGCGCTGATGAAAACCCCGCGCTGTTCCCTGCCCGACCTGCCTGCTGCGGCCCCTGCTCGAAGGAGGCGGCAGGCTGCAGCCCCAACCAAGTGGAACAAGAGGAACCTGTCATGGAG GGTACGCACATTCCCAAGGGACTCGGCCCTGGGCCGCGACACAGTGCGGGCGCTCATGCACTACGCCCTGAAGGTCTGGAGCGACATCACGCCCCTGAACTTCCATGAGGTGGCGGGCAATGCCGCTGACATCCAGATCGACTTCTCCAAGGCTGACCACAATGACCGCTACCCCTTCGACGGCCCCGGTGGCACGGTGGCCCATGCCTTCTTCCCAGGCGACCACCACACCGCAGGAGACACCCACTTTGATGACGACGAGACCTGGACCTTCCGGTCCGCAG ATGCACAGGGCATGGATCTGTTTGCAGTGGCTGTGCATGAGTTTGGCCACGCCATCGGGCTGAGCCACGTGGCAGCCACACACTCCATCATGCAGCCCTACTACCAGGGTCCAGTGGGCGACCCGCTACACTATGGGCTCCCCTACGCAGACCGGGTGCGCATCTGGCAACTATATG GCGTGCGGGAGTCCATGTACCCCACCGCACAGCCGGACACTGAGGAGCCTCCCCTCCTGCCGGAGCCCTCCAGCAATCGGTCCAGCACCCT GCCCAGGAAGGACGTGCCACACAGGTGCAGCACTCACTTTGACGCGGTGGCCCAGATCCGTGGCGAGGCCTTCTTCTTCAAAG GCAAATACTTCTGGCGACTGACCCGGGACCGGCACCTGGTGTCACTGCAGCCGGCACAGGTCCACCGCTTTTGGCGGGGCCTGCCACTGCACCTGGATGGCGTGGACGCCGTGTACGAGCGCCCCATCGACCACAAGATTGTCTTCTTCAAAG GAGACAGATACTGGGTGTTTAAGGACACTAACGTAGAGGAAGGATTCCCGCGGCCCGTCTCCGATTTTGGCCTCCCGCCGGGTGGCGTCGACGCTGCCTTCTCCTGGGCCCACAATGACAAGACTTATTTCTTTAAGGACCAGCTGTACTGGCGCTACGATGAGCACACGCGGCGCATGGACCCCGGCCACCCAGCCCGGAGCCCCCCATGGAGGGGTGTCCCCAGCACGCTGGACGACGCCATGCGCTGGTCTGACG ggGCCGCTTACTTCTTCCGCGGCAGGGAGTACTGGAAGGTGCCGGACGGCGAACTGGCAGTGGCACCCGGGTACCCGCAGTCCACGGCCCAGGACTGGCTGGTCTGCAGGGACCCACAGACTGACCCTGAGGGTGCGGACAGAGAGGCGGGGGCCCATGCCCTGCCCGGACAGCATGACCATAGCCACTCGGAGAATGGCTACCAGGTGTGCGCCTGCAGCTCCACAGCCTCCCGTCCGCCAGGGGCCCAGGGCTTGCTGCTGGCCACcatgctgctgccgctgctgagCATCCTGTGGAGAGTGGCCTGGGCCCCGGCGCTCTGA
- the MMP17 gene encoding matrix metalloproteinase-17 isoform X1 has protein sequence MPGPPRPWAWVPLLPLLLLFLLGARGGCAAPAPRAEDLSLGVEWLSRFGYLPPADPATGQLQTQEELFKAIVAMQRFAGLEATGVLDEATLALMKTPRCSLPDLPAAAPARRRRQAAAPTKWNKRNLSWRVRTFPRDSALGRDTVRALMHYALKVWSDITPLNFHEVAGNAADIQIDFSKADHNDRYPFDGPGGTVAHAFFPGDHHTAGDTHFDDDETWTFRSADAQGMDLFAVAVHEFGHAIGLSHVAATHSIMQPYYQGPVGDPLHYGLPYADRVRIWQLYGVRESMYPTAQPDTEEPPLLPEPSSNRSSTLPRKDVPHRCSTHFDAVAQIRGEAFFFKGKYFWRLTRDRHLVSLQPAQVHRFWRGLPLHLDGVDAVYERPIDHKIVFFKGDRYWVFKDTNVEEGFPRPVSDFGLPPGGVDAAFSWAHNDKTYFFKDQLYWRYDEHTRRMDPGHPARSPPWRGVPSTLDDAMRWSDGAAYFFRGREYWKVPDGELAVAPGYPQSTAQDWLVCRDPQTDPEGADREAGAHALPGQHDHSHSENGYQVCACSSTASRPPGAQGLLLATMLLPLLSILWRVAWAPAL, from the exons ATGCCCGGCCCCCCGCGCCCCTGGGCCTGGGTcccgctgctgccgctgctgctgctgttccTACTGGGGGCCCGCGGGGGCTGCGCCGCACCCGCGCCCCGCGCCGAGGACCTCAGCCTGGGGGTG GAATGGCTGAGCAGGTTTGGCTACCTGCCCCCAGCGGACCCTGCGACGGGGCAGCTGCAGACACAGGAGGAGCTGTTCAaggccattgtggccatgcagcgCTTTGCAGGGCTGGAGGCCACCGGAGTCCTGG ACGAGGCCACCCTGGCGCTGATGAAAACCCCGCGCTGTTCCCTGCCCGACCTGCCTGCTGCGGCCCCTGCTCGAAGGAGGCGGCAGGCTGCAGCCCCAACCAAGTGGAACAAGAGGAACCTGTCATGGAG GGTACGCACATTCCCAAGGGACTCGGCCCTGGGCCGCGACACAGTGCGGGCGCTCATGCACTACGCCCTGAAGGTCTGGAGCGACATCACGCCCCTGAACTTCCATGAGGTGGCGGGCAATGCCGCTGACATCCAGATCGACTTCTCCAAGGCTGACCACAATGACCGCTACCCCTTCGACGGCCCCGGTGGCACGGTGGCCCATGCCTTCTTCCCAGGCGACCACCACACCGCAGGAGACACCCACTTTGATGACGACGAGACCTGGACCTTCCGGTCCGCAG ATGCACAGGGCATGGATCTGTTTGCAGTGGCTGTGCATGAGTTTGGCCACGCCATCGGGCTGAGCCACGTGGCAGCCACACACTCCATCATGCAGCCCTACTACCAGGGTCCAGTGGGCGACCCGCTACACTATGGGCTCCCCTACGCAGACCGGGTGCGCATCTGGCAACTATATG GCGTGCGGGAGTCCATGTACCCCACCGCACAGCCGGACACTGAGGAGCCTCCCCTCCTGCCGGAGCCCTCCAGCAATCGGTCCAGCACCCT GCCCAGGAAGGACGTGCCACACAGGTGCAGCACTCACTTTGACGCGGTGGCCCAGATCCGTGGCGAGGCCTTCTTCTTCAAAG GCAAATACTTCTGGCGACTGACCCGGGACCGGCACCTGGTGTCACTGCAGCCGGCACAGGTCCACCGCTTTTGGCGGGGCCTGCCACTGCACCTGGATGGCGTGGACGCCGTGTACGAGCGCCCCATCGACCACAAGATTGTCTTCTTCAAAG GAGACAGATACTGGGTGTTTAAGGACACTAACGTAGAGGAAGGATTCCCGCGGCCCGTCTCCGATTTTGGCCTCCCGCCGGGTGGCGTCGACGCTGCCTTCTCCTGGGCCCACAATGACAAGACTTATTTCTTTAAGGACCAGCTGTACTGGCGCTACGATGAGCACACGCGGCGCATGGACCCCGGCCACCCAGCCCGGAGCCCCCCATGGAGGGGTGTCCCCAGCACGCTGGACGACGCCATGCGCTGGTCTGACG ggGCCGCTTACTTCTTCCGCGGCAGGGAGTACTGGAAGGTGCCGGACGGCGAACTGGCAGTGGCACCCGGGTACCCGCAGTCCACGGCCCAGGACTGGCTGGTCTGCAGGGACCCACAGACTGACCCTGAGGGTGCGGACAGAGAGGCGGGGGCCCATGCCCTGCCCGGACAGCATGACCATAGCCACTCGGAGAATGGCTACCAGGTGTGCGCCTGCAGCTCCACAGCCTCCCGTCCGCCAGGGGCCCAGGGCTTGCTGCTGGCCACcatgctgctgccgctgctgagCATCCTGTGGAGAGTGGCCTGGGCCCCGGCGCTCTGA